Proteins encoded by one window of Salicibibacter halophilus:
- a CDS encoding cytochrome c oxidase subunit 3 has protein sequence MADSVDVSKGLPANPEKATLDGKNKFLGMFVFLAGETTMFATFFGTYLGLRSGTADGPVAADIFQLPLVFIMTMILLTSSLTSVLATFAMKKNQFGKLKFWMWMTFLLGATFLGLEIYEFVEYYEHGLGYTTSAFASSFYTLVGLHGAHVLFGLGWILLLLLRNRKAGITLTNAPKFYAFSLYWHFIDVVWVFIFTVVYLMGIGG, from the coding sequence ATGGCAGATTCAGTTGATGTGAGCAAAGGGCTTCCCGCCAATCCAGAAAAAGCGACGTTAGATGGAAAAAATAAATTTCTTGGGATGTTTGTGTTTCTCGCGGGGGAAACAACGATGTTCGCGACGTTCTTTGGCACCTACCTTGGGCTGAGAAGCGGTACTGCAGATGGTCCGGTAGCAGCGGACATCTTCCAGCTTCCCCTTGTGTTTATTATGACGATGATTCTTTTGACGAGTTCATTGACGAGTGTTTTAGCAACGTTCGCGATGAAAAAGAACCAGTTTGGCAAGCTTAAATTCTGGATGTGGATGACGTTTCTTTTAGGGGCAACATTTCTCGGTTTAGAGATCTATGAGTTCGTGGAATATTATGAGCACGGGCTAGGATATACCACGAGTGCATTTGCATCATCCTTTTATACACTCGTTGGTTTACACGGGGCGCACGTATTGTTCGGGCTTGGATGGATCTTGCTTTTGCTCCTTCGCAATCGAAAGGCAGGCATAACGTTAACCAACGCACCGAAATTTTACGCGTTCAGTCTCTATTGGCACTTTATCGATGTTGTTTGGGTGTTTATTTTCACTGTTGTATACCTCATGGGGATTGGAGGATAA
- a CDS encoding DUF420 domain-containing protein, whose protein sequence is MDQSTESQMKGKNYIPLVVTLTIVINGLIAVVFLMDGAASSASFDVTLLPMLNAIYNSFTTVFLLAALYAILKKNVKAHRRFIYAALTTTTLFLVTYLTHHAMTDATTYGGEGIMAGIYYFILFTHIPLAALIVPLALLSVIWGFTNQLRKHRKIVRWTMPLWLYVSITGVLIYILISPYYA, encoded by the coding sequence ATGGATCAATCAACAGAATCACAAATGAAAGGAAAAAATTATATTCCCCTCGTTGTCACGTTGACGATCGTCATCAACGGGTTAATTGCCGTTGTTTTTTTGATGGATGGGGCCGCATCTTCAGCTTCTTTTGATGTTACGTTGCTGCCGATGTTAAACGCCATTTACAACAGTTTCACAACGGTTTTTTTATTGGCCGCCCTTTATGCTATTCTGAAAAAAAATGTAAAGGCTCATCGCCGTTTTATTTATGCGGCGTTAACAACGACGACCCTTTTTCTTGTTACGTACTTGACCCACCATGCGATGACAGACGCGACAACCTATGGCGGTGAAGGAATTATGGCAGGCATTTATTATTTCATCCTGTTCACACATATCCCGCTTGCTGCACTCATTGTGCCTCTCGCGTTGTTGTCCGTAATCTGGGGATTTACGAACCAATTGCGTAAGCATCGTAAAATTGTTCGCTGGACGATGCCGTTGTGGTTGTATGTAAGCATTACCGGCGTTCTCATTTATATCTTGATATCGCCTTACTACGCGTAG
- the proC gene encoding pyrroline-5-carboxylate reductase: MTLADQAITFIGAGAMTEAIVSGLLANNRVNSGQITVMNKNNGERLEELRNSYHIQTTSNKQDAVERSSLLILAMKPKDVNEALERLQPFIRDDHTIFSVLAGTTTGYISSLIEAECPVIRIMPNTSASVGASASAISGGQFATAKDVDLAASLFSSIGSATIVPEEKMDSVTGISGSGPAYFYYLLEGLQTAAVEAGLKEEDAKALLIQTMQGAAERWSQTSESLQSLYEEVMSPGGTTEAAFSVLQEQKVQEHVTEGAKAAIDQSARLGKVKKHV; the protein is encoded by the coding sequence ATGACGCTGGCCGATCAAGCGATCACTTTTATCGGTGCCGGAGCTATGACCGAAGCAATCGTCTCAGGACTGCTCGCGAACAATCGCGTAAACAGCGGACAAATCACCGTCATGAATAAAAACAACGGCGAGCGGCTCGAGGAATTGCGAAACAGCTATCACATTCAAACGACGTCGAACAAACAAGATGCCGTTGAACGCAGCAGTTTACTGATCCTCGCGATGAAACCGAAAGACGTGAATGAAGCACTCGAACGCCTGCAACCGTTTATCCGTGATGATCACACCATTTTCTCCGTATTGGCAGGTACGACGACGGGCTATATTTCCTCGCTTATCGAGGCTGAGTGCCCGGTCATACGGATCATGCCGAACACGTCGGCAAGCGTCGGCGCTTCCGCGAGCGCCATAAGCGGTGGGCAATTCGCCACCGCCAAAGATGTTGATTTGGCCGCGTCCCTCTTTTCTTCCATCGGATCGGCCACCATCGTCCCAGAAGAAAAAATGGACAGTGTGACCGGCATCTCCGGGAGCGGTCCGGCTTATTTTTACTACCTCCTTGAAGGGTTGCAAACAGCTGCCGTTGAAGCAGGATTGAAGGAAGAGGATGCGAAGGCGCTGTTGATTCAAACGATGCAAGGCGCTGCCGAACGTTGGTCGCAAACGTCCGAATCGCTCCAATCGCTGTATGAAGAAGTGATGAGCCCCGGGGGGACGACCGAAGCGGCCTTCTCCGTCCTTCAGGAACAAAAGGTGCAGGAACACGTGACCGAGGGTGCGAAAGCTGCCATCGACCAGTCCGCGAGACTCGGAAAAGTAAAGAAGCATGTATAA
- a CDS encoding glutamate-5-semialdehyde dehydrogenase — protein MTEVKQLAQEAKTASQALGLSTTSEKNEALQAMAREVINREKDILAANDKDVAAGKQKGLSDYLLDRLRLSPERLQSMSKGLQALMELPDPLAVEPETWTRQDGLVIENRRVPLGVIAMVYEARPNVTVDAAGLCLKAGNAALLRGSSSAVHSNEALVGAMKAGLKARGLPETLVQLVNPENRDTVRELGQMRGLVDVIIPRGGAGLIQTVLEQSSVPVIETGIGNCHVYIEASAKKEMAISIAVDAKTDRPSVCNAAETILVDEQWATANGSALIEALLAEGVAIRGDENIQRLHDDVKQASEEDWATEYLAPVVALGTVPDTEAAIAHVRQFGTTHSEAIVTENEDKARAFQNQIDASSIYHNASTRFTDGAEFGFGAEIGISTQKLHARGPLGLGALTTNKYVISGHGHVKGGTAQ, from the coding sequence GTGACTGAAGTGAAACAACTGGCGCAAGAAGCCAAAACAGCAAGCCAAGCTTTGGGGTTAAGTACAACATCGGAAAAAAACGAAGCACTGCAAGCGATGGCACGCGAAGTAATAAACAGGGAAAAAGACATCCTCGCCGCCAATGACAAAGACGTCGCGGCAGGAAAACAAAAGGGATTGTCCGACTATTTACTCGATCGTTTGCGGCTAAGTCCCGAACGGTTGCAGTCGATGAGCAAAGGGCTGCAAGCACTCATGGAGCTGCCGGATCCGCTGGCGGTTGAACCGGAAACATGGACACGTCAAGACGGACTCGTCATCGAAAACCGGCGCGTTCCCCTCGGGGTGATCGCCATGGTTTATGAAGCCAGGCCCAATGTTACGGTCGACGCTGCCGGGCTTTGTTTAAAAGCTGGGAATGCGGCTCTTTTACGGGGTAGCTCGTCAGCCGTTCATTCAAACGAGGCGCTTGTGGGCGCGATGAAAGCCGGATTAAAGGCTCGCGGGTTGCCGGAAACGTTGGTGCAGCTCGTGAACCCCGAAAATCGCGATACCGTCCGGGAACTGGGACAAATGCGCGGCCTTGTCGACGTCATCATTCCACGCGGAGGCGCCGGGCTTATTCAGACGGTGCTCGAACAATCCTCCGTGCCGGTAATCGAAACCGGCATCGGCAATTGCCATGTATACATCGAGGCTTCCGCCAAAAAAGAGATGGCCATCTCCATTGCTGTTGATGCAAAAACCGATCGGCCTTCGGTTTGCAACGCCGCAGAAACCATTCTCGTCGATGAACAATGGGCGACTGCCAACGGGAGTGCGCTCATTGAAGCTTTGCTCGCCGAAGGGGTTGCCATTAGAGGCGATGAAAACATCCAGCGCCTGCATGACGACGTGAAACAAGCCAGTGAGGAAGATTGGGCGACCGAGTACCTCGCGCCCGTCGTTGCCCTCGGAACTGTTCCGGACACAGAGGCGGCAATTGCCCATGTTCGCCAGTTCGGGACGACCCACTCCGAAGCGATTGTCACGGAAAACGAAGACAAAGCTCGCGCGTTTCAGAATCAAATCGATGCGTCCAGCATTTACCACAATGCATCCACCCGCTTTACCGATGGCGCGGAATTTGGTTTCGGAGCGGAAATCGGGATCAGCACCCAAAAATTGCACGCGCGCGGCCCTTTGGGACTGGGCGCTCTCACTACCAATAAATATGTCATATCGGGACACGGACATGTGAAAGGAGGAACAGCGCAATGA
- a CDS encoding YlbE-like family protein, which produces MMRADLMEYFSVRPDLKRYLRAEPYWYRILARRPERLEEMEKEARYFNGQTWPQRVSRMNQGLGMTIQLLNLLKR; this is translated from the coding sequence ATGATGCGTGCCGATTTAATGGAGTATTTTTCTGTAAGGCCGGATTTGAAGCGGTATTTACGGGCAGAGCCTTATTGGTATCGAATATTGGCCAGGCGCCCTGAACGTTTGGAGGAAATGGAAAAAGAAGCGCGTTATTTTAACGGCCAGACTTGGCCCCAGCGTGTTTCCCGGATGAATCAGGGCTTAGGGATGACGATTCAGCTGCTGAACCTGTTAAAACGATAA
- a CDS encoding aspartate kinase: protein MKVSKFGGTSVASGNQIEQLANIISADPERRIVVVSAPGKRDDSDLKVTDMLITLGEKRIKGESVEDVLAQVVERYRTIAQELGVEKTVMENIEADLQARAAFSVEDEGVFMDQIKAAGEDNNAKLIAAYFHHTGMKASYMNPREAGLLVSGEAGNAQVLDDAYESLAELKDRKEILVFPGFFGYKKDGQLVTFPRGGSDITGAIVAAGVNAELYENFTDVDSVCVANPKVIDNPEEIQRMTYREMRELSYAGFAVFHDVALIPAFRHGIPVKVKNTNNPEGKGTLITAEKSEAHDLYPITGIAADSGFSIIYVRKYLMNREVGFGRRLLEMVEDEGISYEHLPSGIDDTSVVLRTSEFSLDSENRLLTRIQTEMDVDDAYIEHGFTMLMLVGEGMKETVGIAAQATKALSKVGINIEMINQGPSEVSLAFAVKERVGDEAIKAIYDEFYAKQLND from the coding sequence ATGAAAGTCTCCAAGTTTGGTGGCACATCAGTAGCAAGCGGAAATCAAATTGAACAATTGGCAAACATTATCTCGGCCGATCCCGAGCGCAGAATCGTGGTCGTTTCCGCGCCGGGAAAACGGGACGATAGTGATTTGAAAGTAACGGATATGCTGATTACTTTGGGAGAAAAACGAATCAAAGGCGAGTCGGTCGAAGATGTCTTGGCGCAAGTCGTCGAGCGCTATCGTACGATTGCACAAGAGCTCGGGGTTGAAAAAACGGTTATGGAAAACATTGAGGCGGATTTGCAAGCGCGTGCCGCTTTTAGCGTTGAAGACGAAGGGGTCTTTATGGATCAGATAAAAGCGGCGGGAGAAGATAATAACGCGAAGCTAATCGCGGCGTATTTTCATCATACAGGCATGAAAGCCAGTTATATGAACCCTCGGGAGGCCGGTCTTCTCGTTAGCGGCGAAGCCGGTAACGCCCAAGTGCTGGATGACGCTTACGAATCGCTGGCAGAATTAAAAGATAGGAAAGAAATCCTTGTCTTTCCGGGCTTTTTCGGTTATAAAAAAGACGGCCAGCTGGTTACATTCCCCCGTGGTGGTTCAGATATAACCGGGGCAATTGTGGCTGCCGGGGTGAACGCAGAACTGTACGAGAACTTCACGGATGTCGATTCGGTTTGCGTCGCCAATCCGAAAGTGATAGATAATCCCGAAGAAATTCAGCGCATGACGTACCGGGAAATGCGTGAACTTTCGTATGCCGGATTCGCAGTGTTTCACGATGTGGCCTTGATCCCTGCTTTTCGGCACGGCATCCCCGTTAAAGTGAAAAATACGAACAATCCGGAAGGAAAAGGAACATTAATTACAGCGGAAAAATCAGAGGCACACGATCTTTATCCGATTACCGGGATTGCCGCCGATAGTGGTTTTAGCATTATTTACGTTCGTAAGTATTTGATGAATCGGGAAGTAGGTTTCGGGCGCCGATTGTTGGAAATGGTGGAAGATGAGGGCATTTCCTATGAACATCTGCCTTCAGGCATCGACGACACGTCCGTCGTCCTGCGCACATCGGAGTTTTCCTTGGACAGTGAGAACCGGCTGCTCACACGGATCCAGACAGAAATGGATGTGGATGACGCATATATCGAACACGGTTTTACCATGCTTATGCTCGTCGGCGAAGGCATGAAGGAAACCGTCGGTATAGCGGCCCAGGCGACGAAGGCACTGTCGAAAGTCGGCATTAACATTGAAATGATCAACCAAGGGCCTTCGGAAGTATCCCTCGCATTTGCCGTAAAAGAACGCGTCGGGGATGAGGCGATCAAAGCGATTTATGATGAGTTTTATGCAAAACAGCTCAATGACTGA
- the proB gene encoding glutamate 5-kinase, which translates to MERKRMVVKIGSSSLANREGGIAIDRLERFSQAISHLHNQGHELILITSGAVAAGFQRVGYATRPVTTEKKQAAAAVGQGLLMEAYQHAFMKDGITVGQLLLTRESFQEEHQYNNAYATLQELLKRRILPIINENDSIAVEELTFGDNDWLASLVAGLLRADALALLTDVNGVYDRHPHHPDAHKKETIGNITADMLTQADSHRSTLGSGGMRAKLEAARNAQTFGIQTFIGKGDDPRGLQAIMEENGDGTYVYAKPNHLWPKEKQWVGIYSPVEGELVIDEGAKEALLYGGKSLLSVGVREVQGTFAKGSVIAVFDEENEPVGKGRATIAADEMRNRLSEQPAVTYIHRDHWVSTSKGSVFSD; encoded by the coding sequence TTGGAACGTAAACGAATGGTCGTCAAAATCGGGAGCAGTTCGCTCGCCAATCGCGAGGGTGGCATTGCCATTGACCGGCTCGAGCGGTTTAGCCAAGCGATTTCCCATCTCCACAATCAAGGCCATGAACTTATTTTGATCACGTCGGGAGCGGTGGCTGCCGGCTTTCAACGCGTCGGTTACGCCACTAGGCCGGTCACGACGGAAAAAAAACAAGCAGCGGCCGCAGTCGGGCAAGGATTGCTCATGGAAGCCTATCAACACGCTTTTATGAAAGACGGTATTACAGTGGGTCAACTGTTGCTGACCCGGGAAAGCTTTCAGGAAGAGCATCAATACAACAACGCCTATGCAACGTTGCAAGAATTGCTCAAACGCCGCATCCTGCCCATCATTAATGAAAATGACTCCATTGCCGTGGAAGAGTTGACGTTTGGGGACAATGATTGGCTGGCAAGTTTGGTGGCCGGACTGCTCAGAGCCGATGCACTCGCGTTGCTCACGGATGTCAACGGCGTGTACGACCGGCACCCTCATCATCCGGATGCCCATAAAAAAGAAACCATCGGCAACATCACAGCGGATATGCTGACGCAAGCAGACAGTCACCGCTCCACGTTGGGAAGCGGAGGCATGCGGGCGAAACTGGAGGCGGCACGAAATGCACAAACCTTCGGCATTCAAACGTTCATCGGAAAAGGCGATGATCCGCGAGGGCTGCAAGCAATCATGGAAGAAAACGGCGACGGCACCTATGTATACGCCAAACCGAACCATCTATGGCCAAAAGAAAAACAGTGGGTCGGCATTTATTCCCCCGTGGAAGGAGAGCTCGTCATCGACGAAGGCGCCAAAGAAGCCCTTCTCTATGGCGGAAAAAGTTTGCTTTCCGTTGGCGTCCGCGAGGTGCAAGGGACTTTTGCAAAAGGCTCCGTCATCGCTGTCTTTGACGAAGAGAATGAACCGGTCGGCAAAGGGCGTGCCACGATAGCTGCGGACGAAATGCGCAACCGGCTCTCAGAACAACCGGCTGTCACATATATTCACCGGGACCATTGGGTAAGTACTTCAAAAGGGAGTGTTTTCAGTGACTGA
- the cbpB gene encoding cyclic-di-AMP-binding protein CbpB, with product MTIDTLKKSQLMSKEISDLIISHEKVAHVQLQNPLDHALLILIKSGYTAIPVLDNDYKVRGQISKNEILDSILGLERLEIERLHDITVETVMNKKIPRLKTDATFLKALTTSINHPFICIEDEKAAFVGILTRRSILALVHRYFQ from the coding sequence ATGACAATCGATACTTTAAAAAAGAGCCAATTAATGAGCAAAGAAATCAGTGATTTGATCATTTCCCACGAAAAAGTTGCCCATGTGCAGCTTCAAAACCCACTCGATCATGCGTTGTTAATTTTAATTAAATCCGGTTACACGGCCATTCCGGTCCTGGACAACGATTACAAAGTTCGCGGGCAGATCAGCAAAAACGAGATTCTTGACTCTATTCTCGGCCTAGAGCGCTTGGAAATCGAGCGGCTTCACGACATTACCGTTGAAACGGTCATGAATAAAAAAATTCCGCGTTTAAAAACAGACGCCACTTTTTTAAAAGCGCTAACAACTTCCATTAACCACCCTTTTATCTGTATCGAAGACGAAAAAGCAGCTTTTGTCGGAATTTTAACAAGAAGGTCGATTCTCGCCTTGGTCCACCGATATTTTCAGTAA
- a CDS encoding YlbF family regulator, producing MLTLQTVVSTPIELLDASDELSGMIRSSDIYHHYFEARQIMLEDEEAKRLIEDFNQHKEKFDEVQRFGKFHPDYSEVTKALRIAKREMDLHESVSAYKKAERSLEKLLTEVSEALAASVSPNIKVPSGNPYFDNSSCSGGCGSGGSCSC from the coding sequence GTGTTAACGTTGCAAACTGTAGTGTCAACCCCAATAGAGCTCTTGGACGCATCCGATGAATTATCCGGGATGATCCGCTCTTCCGATATATATCACCATTATTTTGAGGCACGCCAAATCATGCTGGAAGATGAAGAAGCGAAAAGGCTGATCGAAGACTTCAATCAACATAAAGAAAAATTTGATGAAGTACAGCGCTTTGGCAAATTTCATCCGGACTATAGCGAGGTAACAAAGGCTTTGCGAATCGCAAAGCGGGAAATGGATCTCCATGAAAGCGTGAGTGCGTATAAAAAGGCAGAACGAAGCTTGGAAAAGTTACTGACAGAGGTCAGTGAGGCATTGGCTGCATCCGTTTCTCCCAATATTAAAGTGCCCTCCGGAAATCCATACTTTGACAACTCCTCTTGCAGCGGTGGCTGCGGAAGCGGAGGAAGTTGCAGTTGCTGA
- a CDS encoding ion transporter produces MTEENKPEWRRRLAFLTEHRYFTIVIMALIFINAVVVGMETYPELYGRYPEWFQFADRLLLWLFTIEIALRMVAAKPFYHFFHSGWNWFDFLIIAAGHLFAGAHFVTVLRVLRVLRVLRAITVIPSLRRLVDALLRTIPSLFNILFLMGLVFYIFAVIGTMLFATVSPEYFGNLQRSVLTLFQIVTLDNWTESVMRPIMDAEPLSWIYFVSFVLVGTFIIFNLFIGVIVNNVERADEEEAPPAKKRDVEALQSEIRELKEMLEKRE; encoded by the coding sequence ATGACCGAGGAAAACAAGCCGGAATGGCGCAGACGCCTCGCTTTTCTGACGGAACACCGCTATTTTACAATCGTCATCATGGCGTTGATTTTTATCAATGCTGTGGTGGTCGGGATGGAAACCTATCCTGAACTTTATGGCCGTTATCCTGAATGGTTTCAGTTTGCCGATCGCCTGTTGTTGTGGCTTTTCACCATTGAAATAGCTTTGCGCATGGTCGCGGCCAAACCGTTTTATCATTTTTTTCACAGCGGTTGGAACTGGTTTGACTTTTTAATCATTGCCGCCGGGCACTTGTTTGCCGGCGCGCATTTTGTCACCGTATTACGGGTGCTTCGGGTGTTGCGAGTGTTACGGGCAATCACGGTCATCCCTTCCCTGCGCCGGCTCGTCGATGCGCTTTTGCGTACGATTCCTTCCTTGTTTAATATTTTATTCTTGATGGGGCTCGTCTTTTACATATTCGCGGTCATCGGAACGATGTTGTTTGCCACCGTCTCCCCCGAGTATTTCGGTAATTTGCAACGTTCCGTTTTGACGTTGTTTCAGATCGTGACCCTCGATAATTGGACGGAATCCGTCATGCGGCCGATCATGGATGCGGAGCCGCTGAGTTGGATCTATTTCGTTTCGTTTGTGCTTGTCGGCACCTTTATCATCTTTAATCTATTCATCGGTGTCATTGTCAATAATGTGGAACGCGCCGATGAAGAAGAGGCGCCTCCTGCCAAAAAACGGGATGTAGAGGCTTTGCAGTCGGAAATCAGAGAACTTAAAGAGATGCTGGAGAAGCGTGAATAA
- a CDS encoding cytochrome C oxidase subunit IV family protein — MAEHLDQSFEDSAMNSEEKRKINREQRTQIIAFAFMIGLTILAFLAVGAEGLPPIFTTPFILLLAFVQLILQLYYFMHLKDKDHGWPNSFMISGLVLAAPMIVALIMLLGVVKY; from the coding sequence ATGGCTGAACACTTGGATCAATCCTTTGAAGATAGTGCAATGAATAGTGAAGAAAAACGGAAGATCAATCGGGAACAACGCACACAAATCATTGCGTTTGCCTTTATGATCGGGCTTACGATACTGGCCTTCTTGGCGGTTGGTGCCGAAGGCTTGCCGCCCATATTCACGACTCCGTTTATTCTTTTGCTTGCGTTTGTTCAATTGATTTTACAGCTATATTATTTCATGCATCTGAAAGATAAAGATCATGGCTGGCCGAATTCTTTTATGATTTCCGGACTTGTTCTGGCAGCGCCGATGATCGTTGCTCTTATCATGTTGCTTGGTGTCGTGAAGTATTAA
- a CDS encoding YugN family protein, with protein sequence MKLTDFHFPDKEVGFGPLLDVMRDHGFIFGEQWDYERATFDFKMPDESDPGTFYLRVPVFTVNGDIPHDETLVKLMTPMLGRHYYPHGVEYGEEEGFPDKIINRSKQKLSAIDEALNG encoded by the coding sequence TTGAAGCTGACAGATTTTCATTTTCCTGACAAAGAAGTCGGATTCGGTCCATTATTAGATGTCATGAGAGACCATGGGTTTATTTTCGGAGAGCAATGGGATTACGAACGGGCCACCTTTGATTTTAAAATGCCGGATGAAAGCGATCCCGGAACGTTTTATCTGCGTGTGCCTGTTTTCACCGTTAACGGAGATATCCCTCATGATGAAACACTTGTAAAATTAATGACACCCATGTTGGGGCGCCATTATTATCCACACGGAGTCGAATATGGCGAAGAGGAAGGTTTTCCGGACAAGATCATCAACCGAAGCAAACAAAAACTATCCGCCATCGACGAAGCGTTGAATGGATAA
- the ylbD gene encoding spore coat protein YlbD codes for MEKKAQMDPSLRDFKAFVKQHPKLVQEVRSGRATWNGLYQDWVILGDDDQYWGIYDHNPNEANPSDSESSSIFPSSAQGLLNSNQTVSSILKTLGQMNVNDLQNHLSQFSGVMGNVQELLNQFQSNPNQSRDDRQENPFSFRGF; via the coding sequence GTGGAAAAAAAGGCGCAAATGGATCCCTCGTTGCGTGATTTCAAGGCTTTCGTGAAGCAGCATCCGAAACTTGTCCAGGAAGTTCGGTCTGGGAGAGCAACCTGGAATGGATTATATCAGGATTGGGTTATTTTGGGGGATGACGACCAATATTGGGGCATATACGATCATAACCCGAATGAAGCCAATCCTTCGGATTCGGAATCGTCTTCTATCTTTCCTTCATCCGCTCAAGGCTTGTTAAATTCAAATCAAACCGTGAGTTCGATCTTGAAAACATTGGGGCAAATGAACGTGAACGATTTGCAAAATCATTTATCCCAATTTAGCGGAGTGATGGGAAACGTCCAAGAGTTACTGAATCAATTTCAGTCTAATCCCAATCAATCGCGCGATGATCGACAAGAGAATCCTTTTTCGTTCAGAGGGTTTTAA